From Triticum aestivum cultivar Chinese Spring chromosome 4A, IWGSC CS RefSeq v2.1, whole genome shotgun sequence, a single genomic window includes:
- the LOC123085980 gene encoding dormancy-associated protein homolog 3 has protein sequence MGLLDKLWDDTVAGPQPDTGLGRLRKLAVRPAAVKINDVAPGAAMVIPPTTPAGGEDAPMKVTRSIMIKRPAGYPSSPRSAASTPPASPLGSTPPISPFAGGGGRFRRKSSSDAYQRATTGASTSHPPPPFEV, from the exons ATGGGCCTCCTCGACAAGCTGTGGGACGACACCGTCGCGGGGCCCCAACCGGACACCGGTCTCGGCCGCCTCCGCAAACTcgccgtccgccccgccgccgtcaAGATCAACG ATGTGGCTCCGGGCGCCGCGATGGTGATCCCACCTACCACGCCGGCCGGCGGCGAGGATGCGCCGATGAAAGTCACGCGCAGCATCATGATTAAGCGGCCGGCGGGGTACCCCTCGTCGCCGAGGAGCGCGGCCAGCACGCCGCCAGCCTCGCCGCTAGGATCCACGCCGCCCATCTCCCCGTtcgccggcggcg GTGGTCGCTTCAGAAGGAAATCATCCTCGGATGCATACCAGAGGGCTACCACTGGGGCGTCGACCAGTCACCCTCCTCCCCCCTTTGAGGTGTGA